One window from the genome of Oreochromis niloticus isolate F11D_XX linkage group LG20, O_niloticus_UMD_NMBU, whole genome shotgun sequence encodes:
- the LOC102079641 gene encoding uncharacterized protein LOC102079641 isoform X2: MERQGGSQDNLTYQNLLLLGAIAAASAFVVTILIVLVCVGCQRKSKSKHPPAGEKGTSVNMGTLRHPKLNSMSKSDTRLHEINRFPCNGNSVSKSRPASMDLLLLHSRRSQTDLRPSHGRQLPQIPTSPQRSGQGGEGEMGGEGGGGGGGGGEARDHTYTEDTYTEVGLRNNPTPTHYLDDGLYESVGVREGPKVPSAPPTTSANTPAIARAPQSPSTHASGARSGNGHGNGGRGNDTINGPMTGRGNGASGVSRSPLSSVNSLAVQDPSLAEYASIRKFRKVDKINRKENNGADSQSDSQSSVSDSPSAGPPPLHRSQEFPRKQLEPFHLHSFPKEAVFMGNGEQYIWKPPEDNDIITLHPPPHHPPGENEQGHPSPPTAKEIADTYSIVCKTQKKKPPMEHNGAKTLPRSFGGDRGNMGSRGRGRGVQSQARSQEEPCYEPVGDRSWSSPVAESDPAYATIDPHRKREQGGTNNSTAGGSATLKRKKQQQQQQQQAAPAAPQASGPSTLPARGLPGGENFYETISDVKQGGNSTTTIFTFNDGMEMYVTGL; this comes from the exons ATGGAAAGACAAGGGGGATCTCAAGACAACCTTACCTACCAAAACCTGCTTCTACTTGGAGCCATTGCAGCAGCGTCTGCTTTCGTGGTCACCATCCTGATCGTCCTTGTCTGCGTTGGCTGCCAGAG GAAAAGCAAGAGCAAGCACCCTCCGGCTGGGGAGAAAGGGACATCTGTAAATATG GGTACCCTTCGCCACCCAAAACTCAACTCCATGAGTAAATCTGACACCAGGCTCCATGAGATCAATCGCTTTCCCTGCAATGGAAACT CTGTTAGTAAGAGCCGTCCAGCTAGTATGGACCTCCTGCTCCTCCACAGTCGCCGCTCCCAGACGGATCTGAGGCCCTCCCACGGCCGACAGCTCCCCCAGATCCCCACCAGTCCACAGAGATCTGGCCAGGGGGGAGAAGGGGAAATGGGAGGGGAAGGGggaggcggaggaggaggaggaggtgaagcAAGAGATCACACCTACACTGAGGACACCTACACTGAGGTGGGCCTGCGCAATAACCCCACCCCTACCCACTACCTGGATGATGGCCTATATGAAAGCGTAGGTGTCCGGGAAGGCCCAAAAGTACCCTCTGCCCCACCAACCACATCAGCCAACACTCCAGCTATAGCCAGGGCTCCTCAAAGCCCCTCTACTCATGCCAGCGGAGCTCGGAGTGGAAACGGGCACGGAAAC GGTGGCAGAGGGAATGACACTATTAATGGACCAATGACGGGAAGAGGTAATGGAGCAAGTGGGGTCAGTAGGTCACCTCTCTCTTCTGTGAATTCCCTGGCTGTTCAAGATCCATCTTTAGCCGAGTATGCATCTATACGAAAGTTTAGAAAG GTTGATAAGATAAACAGGAAGGAAAACAACGGCGCCGACAGCCAGTCAGACAGCCAATCGAGCGTGAGTGATTCACCCTCTGCTGGTCCTCCTCCACTACATCGCAGTCAAGAGTTTCCACGGAAACAACTGGAGCCATTTCACCTTCACTCCTTCCCAAAG GAAGCAGTGTTCATGGGCAATGGGGAACAGTACATCTGGAAGCCTCCAGAGGACAACGACATCATCACCTTGCACCCACCTCCACATCACCCACCTGGGGAGAATGAACAGGGGCACCCATCGCCTCCAACTGCAAAGGAG ATTGCAGACACCTACTCCATCGTATGTAAAACCCAGAAAAAGAAACCTCCTATGGAACACAATGGAGCCAAGACCCTCCCACGATCCTTTGGTGGAGATAGAGGAAACATGGGTTCTCGGGGCCGAGGTAGGGGAGTCCAGAGCCAAGCACGTTCGCAGGAGGAACCCTGCTACGAGCCTGTAGGAGACAGGTCCTGGTCTTCCCCAGTGGCTGAGTCAGACCCTGCGTACGCGACTATCGACCCACACCGGAAACGTGAGCAAGGGGGAACCAATAACAGCACAGCTGGGGGTAGTGCCACTCTAAAGagaaagaagcagcagcagcagcagcagcagcaggcagcaccAGCAGCACCTCAAGCCTCAGGACCAAGCACCCTTCCTGCTAGAGGCCTGCCTGGTGGGGAAAACTTCTATGAGACCATCAGTGATGTGAAACAAGGGGGCAACAGCACTACCACCATCTTTACTTTCAATGATGGCATGGAGATGTATGTCACAGGCCTGTAG
- the LOC102079641 gene encoding uncharacterized protein LOC102079641 isoform X1 — protein MERQGGSQDNLTYQNLLLLGAIAAASAFVVTILIVLVCVGCQRKSKSKHPPAGEKGTSVNMQGTLRHPKLNSMSKSDTRLHEINRFPCNGNSVSKSRPASMDLLLLHSRRSQTDLRPSHGRQLPQIPTSPQRSGQGGEGEMGGEGGGGGGGGGEARDHTYTEDTYTEVGLRNNPTPTHYLDDGLYESVGVREGPKVPSAPPTTSANTPAIARAPQSPSTHASGARSGNGHGNGGRGNDTINGPMTGRGNGASGVSRSPLSSVNSLAVQDPSLAEYASIRKFRKVDKINRKENNGADSQSDSQSSVSDSPSAGPPPLHRSQEFPRKQLEPFHLHSFPKEAVFMGNGEQYIWKPPEDNDIITLHPPPHHPPGENEQGHPSPPTAKEIADTYSIVCKTQKKKPPMEHNGAKTLPRSFGGDRGNMGSRGRGRGVQSQARSQEEPCYEPVGDRSWSSPVAESDPAYATIDPHRKREQGGTNNSTAGGSATLKRKKQQQQQQQQAAPAAPQASGPSTLPARGLPGGENFYETISDVKQGGNSTTTIFTFNDGMEMYVTGL, from the exons ATGGAAAGACAAGGGGGATCTCAAGACAACCTTACCTACCAAAACCTGCTTCTACTTGGAGCCATTGCAGCAGCGTCTGCTTTCGTGGTCACCATCCTGATCGTCCTTGTCTGCGTTGGCTGCCAGAG GAAAAGCAAGAGCAAGCACCCTCCGGCTGGGGAGAAAGGGACATCTGTAAATATG CAGGGTACCCTTCGCCACCCAAAACTCAACTCCATGAGTAAATCTGACACCAGGCTCCATGAGATCAATCGCTTTCCCTGCAATGGAAACT CTGTTAGTAAGAGCCGTCCAGCTAGTATGGACCTCCTGCTCCTCCACAGTCGCCGCTCCCAGACGGATCTGAGGCCCTCCCACGGCCGACAGCTCCCCCAGATCCCCACCAGTCCACAGAGATCTGGCCAGGGGGGAGAAGGGGAAATGGGAGGGGAAGGGggaggcggaggaggaggaggaggtgaagcAAGAGATCACACCTACACTGAGGACACCTACACTGAGGTGGGCCTGCGCAATAACCCCACCCCTACCCACTACCTGGATGATGGCCTATATGAAAGCGTAGGTGTCCGGGAAGGCCCAAAAGTACCCTCTGCCCCACCAACCACATCAGCCAACACTCCAGCTATAGCCAGGGCTCCTCAAAGCCCCTCTACTCATGCCAGCGGAGCTCGGAGTGGAAACGGGCACGGAAAC GGTGGCAGAGGGAATGACACTATTAATGGACCAATGACGGGAAGAGGTAATGGAGCAAGTGGGGTCAGTAGGTCACCTCTCTCTTCTGTGAATTCCCTGGCTGTTCAAGATCCATCTTTAGCCGAGTATGCATCTATACGAAAGTTTAGAAAG GTTGATAAGATAAACAGGAAGGAAAACAACGGCGCCGACAGCCAGTCAGACAGCCAATCGAGCGTGAGTGATTCACCCTCTGCTGGTCCTCCTCCACTACATCGCAGTCAAGAGTTTCCACGGAAACAACTGGAGCCATTTCACCTTCACTCCTTCCCAAAG GAAGCAGTGTTCATGGGCAATGGGGAACAGTACATCTGGAAGCCTCCAGAGGACAACGACATCATCACCTTGCACCCACCTCCACATCACCCACCTGGGGAGAATGAACAGGGGCACCCATCGCCTCCAACTGCAAAGGAG ATTGCAGACACCTACTCCATCGTATGTAAAACCCAGAAAAAGAAACCTCCTATGGAACACAATGGAGCCAAGACCCTCCCACGATCCTTTGGTGGAGATAGAGGAAACATGGGTTCTCGGGGCCGAGGTAGGGGAGTCCAGAGCCAAGCACGTTCGCAGGAGGAACCCTGCTACGAGCCTGTAGGAGACAGGTCCTGGTCTTCCCCAGTGGCTGAGTCAGACCCTGCGTACGCGACTATCGACCCACACCGGAAACGTGAGCAAGGGGGAACCAATAACAGCACAGCTGGGGGTAGTGCCACTCTAAAGagaaagaagcagcagcagcagcagcagcagcaggcagcaccAGCAGCACCTCAAGCCTCAGGACCAAGCACCCTTCCTGCTAGAGGCCTGCCTGGTGGGGAAAACTTCTATGAGACCATCAGTGATGTGAAACAAGGGGGCAACAGCACTACCACCATCTTTACTTTCAATGATGGCATGGAGATGTATGTCACAGGCCTGTAG
- the LOC102079641 gene encoding uncharacterized protein LOC102079641 isoform X3 has translation MERQGGSQDNLTYQNLLLLGAIAAASAFVVTILIVLVCVGCQRKSKSKHPPAGEKGTSVNMQGTLRHPKLNSMSKSDTRLHEINRFPCNGNSVSKSRPASMDLLLLHSRRSQTDLRPSHGRQLPQIPTSPQRSGQGGEGEMGGEGGGGGGGGGEARDHTYTEDTYTEVGLRNNPTPTHYLDDGLYESVGVREGPKVPSAPPTTSANTPAIARAPQSPSTHASGARSGNGHGNGGRGNDTINGPMTGRGNGASGVSRSPLSSVNSLAVQDPSLAEYASIRKFRKEAVFMGNGEQYIWKPPEDNDIITLHPPPHHPPGENEQGHPSPPTAKEIADTYSIVCKTQKKKPPMEHNGAKTLPRSFGGDRGNMGSRGRGRGVQSQARSQEEPCYEPVGDRSWSSPVAESDPAYATIDPHRKREQGGTNNSTAGGSATLKRKKQQQQQQQQAAPAAPQASGPSTLPARGLPGGENFYETISDVKQGGNSTTTIFTFNDGMEMYVTGL, from the exons ATGGAAAGACAAGGGGGATCTCAAGACAACCTTACCTACCAAAACCTGCTTCTACTTGGAGCCATTGCAGCAGCGTCTGCTTTCGTGGTCACCATCCTGATCGTCCTTGTCTGCGTTGGCTGCCAGAG GAAAAGCAAGAGCAAGCACCCTCCGGCTGGGGAGAAAGGGACATCTGTAAATATG CAGGGTACCCTTCGCCACCCAAAACTCAACTCCATGAGTAAATCTGACACCAGGCTCCATGAGATCAATCGCTTTCCCTGCAATGGAAACT CTGTTAGTAAGAGCCGTCCAGCTAGTATGGACCTCCTGCTCCTCCACAGTCGCCGCTCCCAGACGGATCTGAGGCCCTCCCACGGCCGACAGCTCCCCCAGATCCCCACCAGTCCACAGAGATCTGGCCAGGGGGGAGAAGGGGAAATGGGAGGGGAAGGGggaggcggaggaggaggaggaggtgaagcAAGAGATCACACCTACACTGAGGACACCTACACTGAGGTGGGCCTGCGCAATAACCCCACCCCTACCCACTACCTGGATGATGGCCTATATGAAAGCGTAGGTGTCCGGGAAGGCCCAAAAGTACCCTCTGCCCCACCAACCACATCAGCCAACACTCCAGCTATAGCCAGGGCTCCTCAAAGCCCCTCTACTCATGCCAGCGGAGCTCGGAGTGGAAACGGGCACGGAAAC GGTGGCAGAGGGAATGACACTATTAATGGACCAATGACGGGAAGAGGTAATGGAGCAAGTGGGGTCAGTAGGTCACCTCTCTCTTCTGTGAATTCCCTGGCTGTTCAAGATCCATCTTTAGCCGAGTATGCATCTATACGAAAGTTTAGAAAG GAAGCAGTGTTCATGGGCAATGGGGAACAGTACATCTGGAAGCCTCCAGAGGACAACGACATCATCACCTTGCACCCACCTCCACATCACCCACCTGGGGAGAATGAACAGGGGCACCCATCGCCTCCAACTGCAAAGGAG ATTGCAGACACCTACTCCATCGTATGTAAAACCCAGAAAAAGAAACCTCCTATGGAACACAATGGAGCCAAGACCCTCCCACGATCCTTTGGTGGAGATAGAGGAAACATGGGTTCTCGGGGCCGAGGTAGGGGAGTCCAGAGCCAAGCACGTTCGCAGGAGGAACCCTGCTACGAGCCTGTAGGAGACAGGTCCTGGTCTTCCCCAGTGGCTGAGTCAGACCCTGCGTACGCGACTATCGACCCACACCGGAAACGTGAGCAAGGGGGAACCAATAACAGCACAGCTGGGGGTAGTGCCACTCTAAAGagaaagaagcagcagcagcagcagcagcagcaggcagcaccAGCAGCACCTCAAGCCTCAGGACCAAGCACCCTTCCTGCTAGAGGCCTGCCTGGTGGGGAAAACTTCTATGAGACCATCAGTGATGTGAAACAAGGGGGCAACAGCACTACCACCATCTTTACTTTCAATGATGGCATGGAGATGTATGTCACAGGCCTGTAG